A single Thermosynechococcus vestitus BP-1 DNA region contains:
- a CDS encoding serine/threonine phosphatase has product MPTAQTDQNLKLWWGVLYPAYPDHPILAAPNHTSEGTVFEQDTNPPNAAAFFDPQHRYQRWDYRYACDLPQLVQDLQPEEPTLLENLRETAQDWAQGLNILDPTVVIPHLQAQYPDLSAVAIAYLALHLVYPETIPAIHDAWLDTVSTSNLPVNYCHGIILDYNHTARPLQDVWQDDNIADEQIFQYLEDMIDLWKTLEPWHCHYSLLTVRNLAVKPDAQLWLHQLDFTLPLGETFERPTPPPSLVSVWQELFAHASSRRQAVFMPLLVSLSTAPLEKISDIQMLLDSLASTLRSEPLSEEETGESTGDLTDELPDISLSPESAEEDHTAIEDAPTALLPRQLVQVDVAAHTDTGRDRHHNEDFYLINHRQQVRITPNGQQLEVQGVYVLCDGMGGHAEGEVASSLATKTVHEYFEQTWPWQGELPSAEEVRNAIYRANEVIFATNDQKAKTGSGRMGTTLVMALLHNYHLRLAHVGDSRIYRFTKRQGLQQLTTDHEVGQRLIQQGLEPQIAYGRPDAYQLTQALGPRNNEAIHPEVTDLEIEEDTLILLCSDGLSDNRCLETHIISHLFPMLDFSIPLSQSLHKLIDVGNQVNGHDNLTAIAIRFKLRSVLSALF; this is encoded by the coding sequence ATGCCTACCGCTCAAACTGATCAAAACCTCAAACTTTGGTGGGGCGTCCTCTATCCTGCCTATCCTGACCATCCCATTTTGGCTGCCCCCAACCACACCTCTGAGGGAACTGTGTTTGAGCAGGACACCAATCCTCCCAATGCTGCCGCCTTTTTTGACCCACAGCACCGCTACCAACGCTGGGATTACCGCTACGCCTGTGACTTGCCTCAATTGGTGCAGGATCTCCAGCCTGAGGAGCCGACGCTCTTAGAAAACCTTCGGGAAACGGCTCAGGACTGGGCACAGGGACTCAATATTCTTGACCCTACGGTGGTCATTCCCCATTTGCAAGCGCAATACCCTGACCTCAGCGCGGTGGCGATCGCCTACCTTGCCCTACACCTTGTTTACCCCGAAACCATTCCAGCCATTCACGATGCGTGGCTAGATACTGTTTCCACAAGCAACTTACCAGTCAATTATTGCCATGGCATTATTCTCGACTACAATCACACTGCGCGCCCTTTGCAAGATGTTTGGCAAGATGACAACATTGCCGATGAGCAGATCTTCCAGTACCTAGAGGACATGATTGACCTCTGGAAAACTTTAGAACCGTGGCATTGCCATTATTCCTTGCTGACAGTCAGAAACTTAGCCGTCAAACCAGACGCTCAATTGTGGCTGCATCAACTGGACTTCACTTTGCCCTTAGGGGAAACTTTTGAGCGACCCACGCCGCCCCCTAGCCTCGTTAGCGTCTGGCAAGAGTTATTTGCCCATGCCTCTAGTCGCCGCCAAGCTGTTTTCATGCCCCTGTTGGTCTCCTTGAGTACGGCTCCTCTGGAGAAAATCTCAGACATTCAGATGTTGCTTGACTCCCTTGCCTCCACCTTGCGCAGTGAACCCCTGTCTGAGGAGGAAACAGGCGAAAGTACAGGCGATCTAACTGATGAACTGCCAGACATCAGCCTCTCACCAGAATCAGCAGAAGAGGACCACACCGCTATTGAGGATGCACCAACTGCCCTCCTACCACGACAACTGGTTCAAGTGGACGTTGCTGCTCACACTGATACTGGGCGCGATCGCCACCACAACGAGGATTTCTATCTCATCAATCATCGGCAGCAGGTGCGCATAACCCCCAACGGTCAACAACTAGAGGTTCAAGGGGTTTATGTGCTTTGTGATGGCATGGGCGGCCACGCCGAAGGAGAAGTCGCTAGCTCCTTAGCCACTAAAACCGTTCATGAATACTTCGAGCAGACTTGGCCGTGGCAGGGAGAACTGCCCAGTGCTGAGGAGGTACGCAACGCCATTTACCGCGCCAACGAGGTCATTTTTGCCACCAATGATCAAAAAGCAAAAACGGGCAGTGGTCGCATGGGTACAACACTTGTCATGGCCCTGCTTCATAATTACCATCTTCGCCTTGCTCATGTCGGCGACAGTCGCATCTACCGCTTCACCAAACGCCAAGGACTGCAACAACTCACCACAGATCATGAAGTCGGTCAACGTCTGATTCAACAGGGACTTGAACCGCAAATTGCCTATGGCCGCCCCGACGCCTACCAACTCACCCAAGCCCTTGGACCCCGCAACAATGAGGCGATTCACCCAGAAGTCACAGACCTAGAGATTGAAGAAGACACCCTTATTTTACTTTGCTCCGATGGTCTATCCGATAATCGTTGCCTTGAAACCCATATTATTAGCCACTTATTCCCAATGCTCGACTTTAGCATTCCCCTCAGTCAGTCGCTCCATAAACTGATTGATGTGGGAAACCAAGTCAATGGCCACGATAACTTGACGGCGATCGCGATCCGCTTCAAATTACGCTCCGTTCTCAGCGCTTTGTTTTAA